The Candidatus Tumulicola sp. region CGGCGAAGCCACCTGGACGTTCGGAACGTTCCCCACCACGACTACGCGTGTGTCTCGGAATCATCCGACAACGATCAAACGTCGATCGCATAACTACCGCTCGCATCGACGCGCAGGCGCCGCCCTCCGACGGCGATCGAACGAACGCGATGGTCCCAGAACGACAAGACCCGAAAGACCGCCGGACGCAAACGCGCGACCACACTGCGAGCCCGGCGCGACAATGCGACGGCGTCGCGCACCCAGGCGGGATGCTCCCGCGGAAGATCGGTAACGTCTCGTTCTTCCGCAATCGCCGCGACGACCGGCTCGGGCGCCGCAACGGCAACGGCCGGCAGATGCGGAGCGCGTTCTTCAGGATCGACTCGACGCAACGAGTACACCGGCTTGCAGTTTCGCGAGCGCCGCCAAGTGAAGCTGCGAAACGCGTTGAGGTGAGATCGCCATCCGCACGCCGATCTTCCGCAGCGAGACCCCTTCGACGTAGTGCTGCAACACGACGTCGCGCTGACGGGAAGGTAACGCACGGACGAGCGCGTTCAGGGATGCGCGCTCGGTACGCCGCTCACTAATCCCGGCCGGATCTCCGCTCCAATCGCCGGCGAGCGATTCGCCGATCGGCAGCGGGGCATCCAGCGACAGCGGCTGGCCTACATAGGCCGCCGTTATCGCACGCAAGTACCCCGGCTTGCGCGCTTCCATCTCGCGCGCACTGGGCAACTCGCCGTTCGTCATCGCCAGCGCATACCGCACGTTTTCGCCTTCGCGAACCGTCCGTCTGGCGCGCTCGGAGACGGGATCCATCCGCCGGATGCCGTTGAGCATCGCGCCGGCGATCAAGCGCCGAGCATATTGCACTGCGGTCGGTCCGCGAGCCGGATCGTACGAGTCTACCGCGCGAATTAATCCGATGCTGCCGTCGCCGACCAAATCTTCGAGGTCGAAACCCGGAACCAAGCGCTTCACACGGCGAGCGATCCGTTTGACGAGCGGGAACATTTGCCGGACGCGTTCTTCACGATCTGTCGCATCGAGGACGGTCACGGTGCGGCTCCGAGCGCGCCGTCGACGAGTTGCGCGAAACGATCGTCGCGTTGAGCGACCGATTGCGCGAGCAGGGTCGCGCCATATCCGCCGAGCGGGTCCGACGGTCCGAACGCCGTCTGCAGCACCGGCGTCAGCAGCGCCGCTTCGAGTACGATGCCGATGGTCATGCCGCGATTCTAGCGCGCGTTTATCGCCCAAATGTTGCCCGCGCGTCAGTGATTATCGCGCAAGTCGATGCGCCAGTCGTTACAGCGCATCCAATGCCCCTTCGGATATTCGACCCTATGCTCGCCTACATTCGTAAACCCGGCATTGCAGCACACCGCGTTGGAAGCGGCGTTGTCGACGTTCGGAAACGCGTGGAGGAACCGGCGCTTTGCTTCTTTGCGAGCGAGCGAGACGATTTCCAATGCGGCTTTCGTTGCGAGTCCCCGCCCGGCGTACTGCGGAAGCGTCATCCATCCGGTTTCGTAGACGTCTTCGCCGAGCCACGAGCGCTCCCAAAAACCCACCGACCCGACAACGGCGTCACCTTCCCAAACGGTGAACATGTCGCGGCCGCTTACGAATCTCGCGTGGCGCCGCTCGATCTGCTCTGCCGATTCTATGCCACCCAGATGGAGCATCATTGCGGGGTTTCCGAGGGTCGCATGCAGCACCCAACAATCGTCGGTCGTCCATGGCCTCAGCGCGATCATGACGCCCGAGTTCTCGATGTTGGTTTTAGCTACCCGCGCTGCAAGTTGTTGGCGATGCGTAGCATTTCATCTGCGGCTTGGACGCCTTTTGCGTTCGCCTCGTAAGCACGTTGCGCCGACAG contains the following coding sequences:
- a CDS encoding sigma-70 family RNA polymerase sigma factor yields the protein MTVLDATDREERVRQMFPLVKRIARRVKRLVPGFDLEDLVGDGSIGLIRAVDSYDPARGPTAVQYARRLIAGAMLNGIRRMDPVSERARRTVREGENVRYALAMTNGELPSAREMEARKPGYLRAITAAYVGQPLSLDAPLPIGESLAGDWSGDPAGISERRTERASLNALVRALPSRQRDVVLQHYVEGVSLRKIGVRMAISPQRVSQLHLAALAKLQAGVLVASSRS
- a CDS encoding GNAT family N-acetyltransferase, whose translation is MIALRPWTTDDCWVLHATLGNPAMMLHLGGIESAEQIERRHARFVSGRDMFTVWEGDAVVGSVGFWERSWLGEDVYETGWMTLPQYAGRGLATKAALEIVSLARKEAKRRFLHAFPNVDNAASNAVCCNAGFTNVGEHRVEYPKGHWMRCNDWRIDLRDNH